One Keratinibaculum paraultunense genomic window carries:
- a CDS encoding 2Fe-2S iron-sulfur cluster binding domain-containing protein, with protein MGTMIIDGRKVEFDKEKNVLEVVRKAGIDLPTFCYHSELSIFGACRMCIVEDVNGKTFASCSERPRDGMEIYTNTPKVQKYRKVILELLLAEHDRDCTSCEITGQCELQKLALRLRIEEIRFSEMIDKLPIDKSSLSIIRNPNKCILCGDCVRVCEEVQGVGALSFAYRGSKMRVTPAFNRSIAEVDCVNCGQCRTVCPTGAIVIKNENDKVWEVIHDEKKRVVAQIAPAVRVALGEEFGFKPGEITIGKIVAALKRIGFDEVYDTSFGADMTVIEESNEFMEKFKEGKGLPLFTSCCPAWVKFAENKYPDMVGNISTCKSPQQMFGSALKEYFKDKDKREGKETVVVSIMPCTAKKAEAAREEFEHDGIREVDIVITTQELAFLIKEAGIMFEKLEEESFDMPFGLVSGSGVIFGSTGGVTEAVITRLLKDKPDHTTKDIMFKDVRGMENIKEAIFDVGGIEVRLAVVHGLKNVNELIKQIESGERSYHFVEVMACPGGCISGGGQPVVYKEKDVRSSRANGLYKLDRMSQIKSSEENPLVASLFEGILKDRHDLLHVDRKSNK; from the coding sequence ATGGGTACTATGATTATAGATGGCAGAAAAGTAGAATTTGATAAAGAAAAAAATGTATTAGAAGTAGTGAGAAAGGCTGGTATTGACCTGCCAACTTTTTGTTATCATTCAGAATTAAGTATTTTTGGTGCTTGTAGAATGTGTATAGTTGAAGATGTAAATGGAAAAACTTTTGCATCCTGTTCAGAAAGACCAAGGGATGGTATGGAAATATATACAAATACACCAAAGGTACAAAAATATAGGAAAGTAATTCTTGAATTATTATTAGCTGAACATGATAGAGATTGTACAAGTTGCGAAATAACTGGACAATGTGAGCTTCAAAAATTAGCACTTAGATTGAGAATTGAAGAAATTAGATTTAGTGAGATGATTGATAAACTTCCTATAGATAAATCAAGTTTGAGTATTATTAGGAATCCTAATAAATGTATTTTATGTGGAGATTGTGTAAGAGTGTGCGAAGAAGTGCAAGGAGTAGGAGCACTAAGTTTTGCATATAGAGGTTCAAAAATGAGGGTAACACCTGCATTTAACAGAAGTATTGCTGAAGTGGATTGTGTAAATTGTGGACAGTGTAGAACTGTTTGTCCAACAGGAGCAATTGTAATTAAAAATGAAAATGATAAAGTTTGGGAAGTAATTCATGATGAAAAAAAAAGGGTGGTAGCACAAATAGCTCCTGCAGTAAGAGTTGCTTTAGGAGAAGAGTTTGGATTTAAACCAGGAGAAATAACTATAGGGAAAATAGTTGCTGCACTTAAGAGGATTGGATTTGATGAAGTTTATGATACATCTTTTGGGGCAGATATGACAGTAATTGAAGAAAGCAATGAATTTATGGAGAAATTTAAAGAAGGAAAAGGACTTCCATTATTTACTTCTTGTTGTCCAGCATGGGTTAAGTTTGCTGAAAATAAATATCCCGATATGGTAGGAAATATTTCAACTTGTAAATCTCCTCAACAGATGTTTGGCTCAGCATTAAAAGAATATTTTAAAGATAAAGATAAAAGGGAAGGTAAGGAAACTGTAGTTGTATCAATAATGCCTTGTACGGCTAAAAAAGCTGAAGCTGCTAGAGAAGAATTTGAACATGATGGAATTAGAGAAGTTGATATAGTTATAACAACACAGGAATTGGCATTTTTAATAAAAGAAGCAGGTATTATGTTTGAGAAATTAGAAGAAGAATCCTTTGATATGCCTTTTGGGTTGGTAAGTGGTTCAGGAGTAATATTTGGTTCCACTGGTGGAGTTACTGAAGCAGTAATTACAAGACTTTTGAAAGATAAGCCTGATCATACAACTAAGGATATAATGTTTAAAGATGTCCGAGGAATGGAAAATATAAAAGAAGCTATATTTGATGTAGGAGGAATAGAGGTTAGATTAGCAGTAGTACATGGATTGAAAAATGTTAATGAATTGATAAAACAAATAGAGTCTGGAGAAAGAAGCTATCATTTTGTAGAAGTGATGGCTTGCCCAGGAGGATGCATAAGTGGTGGTGGACAACCCGTAGTATACAAAGAAAAAGATGTAAGATCTAGTAGAGCAAATGGATTATATAAGCTTGATAGAATGTCGCAAATTAAGAGTTCTGAAGAAAATCCTTTAGTGGCTTCATTGTTCGAAGGTATATTGAAAGATAGACACGATTTGTTGCATGTTGATAGAAAGTCAAATAAATAA
- a CDS encoding NADH-ubiquinone oxidoreductase-F iron-sulfur binding region domain-containing protein, whose translation MAKINCTSELKEISQRYKGALKKCQKRVLVCGGTGCVANGSLDIYEKLKELVREKGLLAKVELCEEDDGIRIRKSGCHGFCEEGPLVRIEPDNFLYIRVKLEDCEEIVNQTLIKEQPIERLMYKSNGKVFYAEEEIPFYESQTRLVLEHCGHIDAESIEEYIAYGGYQALAKVLDTMTPEEVCKEITDANLRGRGGGGYPTGKKWSQALSQSSDIKYVICNGDEGDPGAFMDRSIMEGDPHNIIEGMTIAAYATGATEGYIYVRAEYPLAVARLNEAIKQAREFGLLGKNILGTDLNFDIHVNKGAGAFVCGESSALIASIEGERGMPKVRVKRTVEEGLWGKPTVLNNVETFANVRHIIMNGAEWYKSYGTKNSPGTKAFALTGNVNNTGLIEVPMGTTLREIIFNIGGGIKDGKKFKAVQIGGPSGGCLTREHLDMPLDFDSLKKAGAMIGSGGMVVMDEDTCIVEVARFFMNFTQNESCGKCVPCREGTKRMLEILEKIVNGKGTVEDLNLLEELADTITNTALCGLGKTAANPVVSSLKYFRDEYLAHVVDKKCPTGTCEGLKIMKIVPELCRGCGKCRLICPVNAISGKIRDKFQIDPDICIKCYSCIEHCAFSAIKEV comes from the coding sequence ATGGCAAAAATTAATTGTACTAGCGAACTTAAAGAAATATCTCAAAGATATAAAGGTGCTCTTAAAAAATGCCAAAAACGTGTACTGGTATGTGGGGGAACCGGATGTGTAGCAAACGGTTCTTTAGATATTTATGAGAAATTAAAAGAATTAGTAAGAGAGAAAGGCCTATTAGCAAAGGTGGAATTATGTGAAGAGGATGATGGAATTAGGATAAGAAAGAGTGGATGCCATGGATTTTGTGAAGAAGGACCATTAGTTAGAATTGAGCCTGATAATTTTTTATATATAAGAGTAAAATTAGAAGATTGCGAAGAGATTGTAAATCAAACATTGATAAAAGAACAACCTATTGAAAGACTCATGTATAAATCTAATGGTAAAGTTTTTTATGCTGAAGAAGAGATACCTTTCTATGAATCTCAAACGCGTCTTGTACTAGAGCATTGTGGACATATTGATGCAGAATCAATTGAAGAATATATTGCATATGGTGGTTATCAAGCCCTTGCTAAGGTTTTAGATACAATGACTCCAGAAGAAGTATGTAAAGAGATAACTGATGCAAACCTTAGAGGCAGAGGTGGTGGAGGTTATCCTACTGGAAAGAAGTGGTCACAAGCACTTTCCCAATCAAGTGATATTAAATATGTAATATGTAATGGTGATGAGGGAGATCCAGGTGCATTTATGGATAGATCTATTATGGAAGGAGATCCTCATAATATTATAGAAGGTATGACTATAGCTGCTTATGCAACAGGAGCAACTGAAGGATATATATATGTAAGAGCAGAGTACCCATTAGCTGTAGCAAGGTTGAATGAAGCTATTAAACAGGCTAGAGAATTTGGATTACTTGGGAAAAATATATTAGGTACAGATTTAAATTTTGATATTCATGTAAATAAAGGTGCAGGAGCTTTTGTATGTGGTGAAAGTAGTGCTCTTATTGCCTCCATAGAAGGCGAAAGAGGAATGCCGAAGGTAAGAGTAAAGAGAACTGTAGAAGAAGGACTTTGGGGCAAACCTACTGTTTTAAATAATGTGGAAACTTTTGCTAATGTTCGGCATATAATTATGAATGGTGCTGAATGGTACAAGTCCTATGGCACTAAAAATAGTCCTGGTACTAAAGCTTTTGCGTTGACAGGAAATGTAAATAATACTGGACTTATAGAGGTGCCAATGGGTACAACCCTTAGAGAAATCATATTTAATATAGGCGGAGGAATAAAGGATGGCAAAAAATTTAAAGCTGTTCAAATAGGTGGTCCTTCAGGTGGATGTCTAACAAGGGAACATTTAGATATGCCGTTGGATTTTGATTCTTTAAAAAAAGCTGGGGCTATGATTGGATCAGGTGGAATGGTAGTAATGGATGAAGATACTTGTATAGTAGAAGTTGCTAGATTTTTTATGAATTTTACTCAAAATGAATCTTGTGGGAAATGTGTACCTTGTAGGGAAGGTACTAAAAGGATGCTTGAAATTTTAGAAAAAATTGTTAATGGAAAGGGAACTGTAGAAGATTTAAATTTACTGGAAGAATTAGCAGATACCATAACTAATACTGCTCTTTGTGGACTTGGGAAAACAGCAGCGAATCCGGTAGTTAGTTCATTAAAATATTTTAGGGATGAATACTTAGCTCATGTAGTGGATAAAAAATGTCCTACTGGTACTTGCGAAGGTTTAAAAATAATGAAAATAGTACCTGAATTATGTAGAGGCTGTGGTAAATGTAGATTAATATGCCCTGTGAACGCTATATCTGGTAAAATAAGAGATAAATTCCAGATAGATCCTGATATTTGTATTAAATGTTATTCCTGTATTGAACATTGTGCTTTTTCAGCTATAAAGGAGGTTTAA
- a CDS encoding complex I 24 kDa subunit family protein, whose protein sequence is MHIEEMEGTIDGIIETYGREKSSIITILQEVQEKYRYLPKEALEYIAEKMDISSSKLFGIATFYENFSLEPKGKYVIKVCDGTACHVRNSNQILEALYRELELNSEKRTTDDFLFTVETVSCLGACGLAPVVNINGKVYGNMTLEKAIELIQEIRRGSDGKN, encoded by the coding sequence ATGCATATTGAAGAAATGGAAGGTACAATTGATGGTATTATTGAAACTTATGGTAGAGAAAAATCTTCAATAATCACTATATTACAAGAGGTTCAAGAGAAATACAGATATTTACCAAAAGAGGCTTTGGAATATATAGCTGAAAAAATGGATATTAGTTCCTCAAAATTATTTGGTATTGCTACATTTTATGAGAATTTTTCATTAGAACCAAAGGGTAAGTATGTTATTAAAGTTTGTGATGGTACTGCTTGCCATGTTAGGAATTCTAATCAAATACTAGAAGCATTATACAGGGAATTAGAATTAAATAGTGAAAAACGTACCACTGATGATTTTTTGTTTACAGTTGAAACTGTATCTTGCCTTGGAGCCTGTGGACTTGCACCTGTAGTAAATATTAATGGCAAGGTTTATGGGAATATGACTTTAGAAAAGGCGATTGAGCTTATACAAGAAATAAGGAGGGGTTCTGATGGCAAAAATTAA
- a CDS encoding ABC transporter substrate-binding protein, producing MFDLFKKKTNVQQENEVVEKQNTLEENLKNQSQLNLIRQNEKKLLHNLELKIEDSANQTENLINAIGAIANRVEEQVKHIYAVVDEIGHYSAMAEELHASSSDSYETASGTLEVVKKGSESVYNTIESMNEINKSMSGVMDEISSLKDSIIQIEDILNIIRDIAKQTNLLALNANIEAARAGDAGRGFAVVAEEVKKLADRSAESANHISDIIKNIQQNVNTTIEAIENSNNKVVEGSSVAQESQNAFEEIEAAINDVLGIMKEIAQAISAQTESLESIVLSTDEMEHSSDKAMAMVESAMMNTQFTKATLKELKQVTMLLDDMTNKLLEEIEIEEKEESVTIKLSISSPLQTLDPAMCNVMESLRFLNNIHTGLLTISDTGDVLPSIAKTWYVKDDNLTWIFNLRNDATFHNGKKVTAYDVKYSLERLLSPKFNSPNAWFIDYIEGAKDFMTGKTNEVKGIQVLDEYRLSIRLENPFNGFLLLLSHGCCAVMDREELKAGKFIGCGPYMIDNYKENEYRLVANPNFIGGKPYCDVVKAKVGDKDALENFLNGEYDFYIVENKKDYETLKSYGLGDNIKFVDLIATFYIGFKLKNTSSPYVQPRIRQAINHAINKQRIIDELFGGLAVEAKCIIPPGLIPDDHVKGYEYNPQKAKKIIMEEGINLNRPLVFLSGEKPHPMLKLVEEDLNAIGITCKYKKVSDEKLTRAQELQEGFDMYFSGWYADTLDPSSFIKPLFMPDAQTNLSAYENEQVVELIDRATKTTNPRRREELYMEIQKIISEDAPNVPILHPQNGVCTKDDVHNVNLSSLAMLKYDNIIKYE from the coding sequence ATGTTTGATTTATTTAAGAAAAAAACTAATGTTCAACAAGAAAATGAAGTTGTGGAAAAACAGAATACTTTAGAAGAAAATTTAAAAAATCAATCTCAACTTAATTTAATTAGACAAAATGAAAAAAAACTACTACATAATTTAGAACTTAAAATAGAAGATTCTGCCAATCAAACGGAAAACTTAATAAATGCTATAGGTGCTATTGCTAATAGAGTAGAAGAACAAGTAAAACATATATATGCAGTAGTGGATGAAATAGGACATTATTCTGCTATGGCAGAGGAACTTCATGCTAGTTCCAGTGATTCTTATGAAACAGCAAGTGGAACTTTAGAGGTAGTAAAAAAGGGCAGTGAATCAGTATATAATACCATTGAATCCATGAATGAAATTAATAAATCTATGTCTGGGGTAATGGATGAGATAAGTAGTTTAAAAGATAGTATTATTCAAATAGAAGATATATTAAACATAATAAGAGATATTGCAAAACAAACTAATCTATTAGCATTAAATGCCAATATAGAAGCAGCAAGGGCAGGAGATGCAGGAAGAGGTTTTGCTGTTGTAGCAGAGGAAGTAAAAAAGTTGGCAGATAGAAGTGCTGAGTCAGCCAATCATATATCGGATATAATAAAGAATATTCAGCAAAATGTAAATACTACCATTGAAGCCATTGAAAATAGCAATAATAAAGTAGTAGAAGGTTCTTCAGTAGCTCAAGAATCGCAAAATGCCTTCGAAGAAATTGAAGCTGCAATAAATGATGTTTTGGGAATAATGAAAGAAATAGCTCAAGCTATATCTGCTCAGACTGAAAGCCTTGAATCCATAGTGCTTTCTACTGACGAAATGGAACATTCTTCAGATAAAGCTATGGCTATGGTAGAAAGTGCAATGATGAATACTCAATTTACAAAAGCAACTTTAAAAGAATTAAAACAAGTAACAATGCTTTTAGATGATATGACTAATAAACTATTGGAGGAAATAGAAATAGAGGAAAAAGAGGAGTCAGTTACTATAAAGCTATCCATTTCATCTCCTCTTCAAACTTTAGATCCAGCTATGTGTAATGTTATGGAAAGCTTAAGATTTTTAAACAATATTCATACTGGTTTACTAACAATTAGTGATACAGGGGATGTACTTCCTTCCATAGCGAAAACATGGTATGTTAAGGATGACAATCTGACTTGGATATTTAATTTAAGAAATGATGCTACATTCCATAATGGGAAAAAGGTCACAGCTTATGATGTAAAATATTCTTTAGAAAGGTTACTATCCCCTAAGTTTAATTCACCAAACGCTTGGTTTATAGATTATATTGAAGGTGCAAAGGATTTTATGACAGGGAAAACCAATGAAGTAAAAGGTATTCAAGTATTAGATGAATATAGATTATCCATTAGATTAGAAAATCCTTTTAATGGATTTCTTCTATTGTTATCTCATGGTTGTTGTGCAGTAATGGATCGAGAAGAGCTTAAAGCTGGGAAATTTATAGGATGCGGTCCTTATATGATAGATAACTATAAGGAGAATGAATATAGATTAGTAGCTAATCCTAATTTTATAGGAGGTAAGCCCTATTGTGATGTAGTTAAAGCTAAAGTTGGAGATAAAGATGCATTAGAGAACTTCTTAAATGGGGAATATGATTTTTATATAGTAGAAAATAAAAAAGATTATGAAACTCTCAAATCCTATGGATTAGGAGACAATATAAAGTTTGTTGATTTAATAGCCACATTTTATATTGGGTTTAAACTAAAAAACACAAGCTCACCTTATGTTCAACCAAGAATTAGGCAAGCTATAAATCATGCTATAAATAAACAAAGGATAATAGATGAACTATTTGGCGGTCTTGCAGTAGAAGCAAAATGTATAATACCTCCTGGATTAATACCTGATGATCATGTAAAAGGTTATGAATATAATCCTCAGAAAGCAAAGAAAATTATAATGGAAGAAGGAATAAACTTAAATAGACCTTTAGTATTTCTTTCAGGAGAAAAACCTCACCCTATGTTGAAATTAGTAGAAGAGGATTTAAATGCTATAGGGATTACATGTAAGTATAAAAAAGTTTCAGATGAAAAACTTACAAGAGCTCAGGAGCTACAAGAAGGTTTTGACATGTATTTTTCTGGGTGGTATGCTGACACATTAGATCCTTCATCTTTTATAAAGCCTTTATTTATGCCAGATGCTCAAACTAACTTAAGTGCTTATGAAAATGAACAGGTAGTAGAGCTTATAGATAGGGCAACTAAAACTACAAATCCTAGAAGAAGAGAAGAGTTGTATATGGAAATTCAGAAGATAATATCAGAAGATGCCCCCAATGTTCCTATACTTCATCCACAAAATGGCGTATGCACTAAAGATGATGTGCATAATGTAAATTTATCATCCTTAGCAATGCTTAAATATGATAATATTATAAAATATGAGTAA
- a CDS encoding acyl-CoA dehydratase activase yields the protein MNYIGIDIGSTASKVSVFEDDDLKLNIVMPTGWNSVETSSKIREKLVKKGIDIENSKIIATGYGRVSVPYAHKTITEITCHGKGAYYLARENLTVIDIGGQDTKIITVEDGNVSNFTMNDKCAAGTGRFIELMANTLNVTIDEMANMVLRGKDIKITSMCTVFAESEVISLIGSGADREDIARGVMNSIIGRIKSLLNKHGIKGSLYLTGGLCELESFIQLLSEEIGSEVKTSPLGRYAGSIGGALLAKNI from the coding sequence ATGAATTATATAGGAATAGACATAGGCTCAACAGCTTCAAAAGTTTCTGTGTTCGAAGATGATGATTTAAAATTAAATATTGTAATGCCAACAGGCTGGAATAGTGTAGAAACTTCCAGTAAAATAAGGGAAAAATTAGTAAAAAAGGGAATAGACATTGAAAATTCAAAAATAATAGCAACAGGTTATGGGCGAGTTTCTGTACCATACGCTCATAAAACCATAACTGAAATTACCTGTCATGGAAAAGGAGCTTATTATTTAGCAAGAGAAAATTTAACGGTAATAGATATTGGCGGACAAGATACAAAGATTATAACTGTTGAGGATGGGAATGTATCCAATTTTACTATGAATGATAAATGTGCTGCTGGGACAGGAAGATTCATAGAGCTTATGGCAAATACATTAAATGTTACTATTGATGAAATGGCAAATATGGTCTTAAGAGGTAAAGACATAAAGATTACAAGTATGTGCACGGTTTTTGCAGAATCTGAAGTGATAAGTCTTATTGGAAGCGGAGCAGATAGAGAGGATATCGCTAGAGGGGTTATGAATTCCATAATAGGACGAATAAAAAGTCTATTAAATAAGCATGGAATTAAAGGAAGTCTATATTTAACAGGAGGATTGTGTGAATTAGAATCTTTTATTCAGTTACTTTCTGAGGAAATTGGAAGTGAAGTAAAAACAAGTCCTCTTGGTAGATATGCTGGCTCTATAGGAGGAGCTTTACTAGCAAAAAACATATAA
- a CDS encoding DUF3343 domain-containing protein — translation MAKHYILFPNYSQGLKLEVLLKQNNIKYVISPTPRKLSTSCGISIMYNKKDEEVIKDIIDKNSVEIKGLFTIE, via the coding sequence TTGGCAAAGCACTATATATTGTTTCCCAATTATAGTCAAGGACTTAAACTAGAAGTATTGTTAAAACAAAATAATATAAAATATGTAATTTCACCAACACCTAGAAAACTCTCAACAAGTTGTGGAATATCAATTATGTATAATAAGAAAGATGAAGAAGTTATAAAGGATATTATTGATAAAAATTCAGTTGAAATAAAAGGACTATTTACTATAGAGTAA
- a CDS encoding double-cubane-cluster-containing anaerobic reductase, translating into MGDYKKMWQDLNMDIEKHDILCEALPEQFGDIYLTQENRPEAMNYFNYVVAEIHGARIMELEKYKKEGGKVVGTFCVFVPDEVILATKAIGVGLCSGSQFWIEDGEKILPRNICPLVKAFTGAKIGLTCPYFQSCDMIVGETTCDAKKKAWEIMDEYIPVHVMELPQMKREKNIKQWEDEIRIFINRMEELTGNKVTIESLKKGIDICNGKRKALKRMYDLRKNTPSPISGLDALLVSQVAFSDDPERFIEKTEELCDELEERVKELKPNGKKRIMVTGTPMALPNWKLHSIVEGLNAEIVVEETCTGTRYFENEVSTEGDTIDELVRNMAERYMDINCACFTPNEGRVEDIIKYVDEYNVDGVIYYNLSFCHTYAIEYEKIAKALKEEDIPLLKIETDYSEEDTGQIKTRVEAFLEMI; encoded by the coding sequence GTGGGCGATTATAAAAAGATGTGGCAAGATTTAAATATGGATATTGAGAAGCATGATATTTTATGTGAAGCTTTACCAGAGCAATTTGGTGATATTTATTTAACTCAAGAAAATAGACCAGAAGCAATGAATTATTTTAATTATGTAGTTGCTGAAATACATGGTGCTAGAATAATGGAACTAGAAAAATATAAAAAAGAAGGTGGCAAAGTAGTAGGAACCTTCTGTGTATTTGTACCTGATGAGGTAATACTTGCGACAAAAGCTATAGGTGTAGGGCTTTGCTCAGGAAGCCAGTTTTGGATTGAAGATGGAGAAAAGATTTTGCCCAGAAATATATGCCCTTTAGTTAAGGCTTTTACAGGAGCTAAAATAGGTCTTACTTGTCCATATTTTCAATCATGCGATATGATTGTAGGAGAAACTACTTGTGATGCTAAGAAAAAGGCTTGGGAGATTATGGATGAATATATACCAGTTCATGTAATGGAACTTCCTCAAATGAAGAGGGAGAAAAATATCAAACAATGGGAAGATGAAATAAGGATATTTATAAATAGAATGGAAGAGTTAACAGGAAATAAAGTAACAATAGAAAGTTTAAAAAAAGGTATTGATATATGTAATGGAAAAAGAAAAGCATTAAAAAGGATGTATGATTTAAGGAAAAATACTCCTTCTCCAATTAGTGGTTTAGATGCATTGTTAGTAAGTCAAGTTGCCTTTTCTGATGATCCAGAAAGATTTATTGAAAAAACAGAAGAACTTTGTGATGAGTTAGAAGAGAGAGTAAAGGAATTAAAGCCTAATGGCAAAAAGAGAATAATGGTAACAGGTACCCCTATGGCTCTTCCAAATTGGAAACTTCATTCAATAGTTGAAGGTTTAAATGCTGAAATAGTTGTGGAAGAAACATGTACAGGAACCAGATATTTTGAGAATGAAGTATCTACTGAAGGGGATACAATTGATGAACTTGTAAGAAATATGGCTGAAAGATATATGGATATAAATTGTGCTTGCTTTACCCCAAATGAAGGTAGGGTAGAAGATATAATTAAATATGTTGATGAGTACAATGTAGATGGAGTAATATACTATAATCTATCTTTCTGTCATACTTATGCAATAGAATATGAAAAAATTGCAAAGGCTCTAAAGGAAGAGGATATACCTTTATTGAAAATAGAAACAGATTATTCTGAAGAAGATACAGGACAAATCAAAACTAGAGTTGAGGCTTTCTTGGAGATGATCTAG
- a CDS encoding cobalamin-binding protein, which translates to MYLVDRDVYAFIKPSFDAHTLGLTTAAELLKDCGYKVIIADEVISKVMDNINHEPNQQRILNWIIENKITHIGISYRLDEDDAVDLVGYLMNRLRSESMLDYQGGPIKSVFFAGLPRACEVINEVHKGFVKTFKGGESIRETLHKMGVPEERIPKHILEGSRYDDIRMEFGEDIIKSQNYDFFKPVDRATYPEYGTFNDTVEKRLVAQKSGPFVPLMRAHAGPYSSSMTREEAIKLFMSWAKYLAETGYLDILSIGTSQLTQSNFGEDWDDKPNGGGVPINSPEEYRMIWEVSRPLLLRTYAGTKNIPELARIYEETINICWHALSLWWFNKLDGRGPYDLYTNLQQHIETLKYVATTNKPYEPNVSHHFAFRGADDVTYIISAYLASKLAKKLGIKTLILQNMLNTPRLTWGIQDLAKSRAMLTLVKSLEDSNFKVILQPRAGLDYFKPDLEEAKIQLAAVTALMDDIDPHDETSPPIIHVVSYSEASHLATPDIINESIKITQYSLQEYRRLRKEGKIEDMSRNEDVYERMIELIGSAKIIIDGIEKYVDNPYSAEGFYKIFAAGFLPVPYLWGEVDEFKYAKGLKTRPVRGSVKVVDEEGNIMSAEKVVDYARSNLEEVEYIFNQKYRVGQ; encoded by the coding sequence ATGTATTTAGTAGATAGAGATGTATATGCTTTTATAAAACCTTCATTTGATGCTCATACACTGGGATTGACTACAGCTGCTGAATTATTAAAAGATTGTGGTTATAAGGTAATAATTGCAGATGAAGTTATTTCAAAAGTTATGGATAATATAAATCACGAACCAAATCAACAGCGAATTTTAAATTGGATTATTGAAAATAAAATTACCCACATTGGAATAAGTTATAGATTAGATGAAGATGATGCAGTAGACCTGGTAGGATATCTTATGAATAGATTAAGAAGCGAAAGTATGTTAGATTACCAAGGCGGTCCTATTAAATCTGTATTTTTTGCAGGATTACCTCGTGCATGTGAAGTAATAAATGAGGTGCATAAAGGATTTGTAAAAACATTTAAAGGTGGAGAATCTATAAGAGAAACTTTACACAAAATGGGAGTTCCTGAAGAAAGAATTCCTAAACATATATTAGAAGGAAGTAGATATGATGATATTAGAATGGAATTTGGTGAGGATATAATCAAGTCCCAGAACTATGATTTTTTTAAACCAGTAGATAGAGCTACTTATCCAGAATATGGGACTTTTAATGATACAGTTGAAAAAAGGCTTGTAGCACAAAAATCAGGTCCTTTTGTACCATTGATGCGTGCTCATGCAGGTCCTTATTCATCTTCCATGACTAGAGAAGAAGCTATAAAGCTATTTATGTCTTGGGCAAAATATTTAGCTGAAACTGGATATTTAGACATTTTATCCATTGGAACTTCTCAATTAACTCAATCAAATTTTGGGGAAGATTGGGATGATAAACCTAATGGTGGAGGAGTACCTATAAATTCTCCTGAAGAATATAGAATGATTTGGGAAGTTTCTAGACCTTTATTATTGAGAACCTATGCTGGAACAAAAAATATACCAGAATTGGCAAGAATATATGAAGAAACCATAAATATATGTTGGCATGCTTTATCTTTATGGTGGTTTAACAAGCTAGATGGGAGAGGTCCTTATGATTTATACACCAATTTGCAGCAACATATTGAAACTTTAAAATATGTTGCAACAACAAATAAACCTTATGAGCCTAATGTATCCCATCACTTTGCATTTAGAGGAGCAGATGATGTAACTTATATAATATCAGCTTATTTAGCTTCAAAACTTGCAAAAAAATTGGGAATTAAAACTCTTATATTACAAAATATGTTAAATACACCTAGATTAACATGGGGGATTCAAGATTTAGCTAAATCTAGAGCTATGCTTACTTTAGTTAAAAGTTTAGAGGATTCTAATTTCAAGGTTATATTACAGCCTAGAGCAGGTTTAGACTATTTCAAACCTGATTTAGAAGAAGCTAAAATTCAATTAGCAGCAGTTACAGCCCTTATGGATGATATAGATCCTCATGATGAAACTAGTCCTCCAATTATACATGTGGTTAGTTATTCAGAAGCCTCCCATCTTGCAACGCCAGATATTATAAATGAAAGTATAAAAATTACTCAATATTCACTACAAGAGTATAGACGATTGAGAAAAGAAGGCAAAATAGAAGATATGAGTAGAAATGAAGATGTTTATGAAAGAATGATAGAACTTATAGGCTCTGCAAAGATTATTATTGATGGAATAGAAAAATATGTAGATAATCCTTATTCAGCAGAAGGATTTTATAAAATATTTGCAGCAGGTTTTTTACCTGTACCTTATCTATGGGGAGAAGTAGATGAATTTAAATATGCTAAAGGATTAAAAACAAGACCTGTAAGAGGTAGTGTAAAAGTTGTAGATGAGGAAGGCAATATTATGAGTGCTGAAAAAGTAGTGGATTATGCTAGAAGTAACTTAGAAGAAGTAGAATATATATTTAACCAAAAATATCGTGTGGGACAGTAA